ATATGTTTTCTTTCCAGGACCTGCAGACCATGGCCAACTCTCAGACAATCCCTCCCTCACACCAGCCACCTTTGGTAAACAGGAGACTGAACAAAGTCCACCATCTGCAGAGACTACACTCAGAACCATGGCTGAAGATCCCCCAGTCCTTTCTATCACAACAACAAGCCAAAGGTAACTCTCAAATGGAAGAACTTCCTGACATAACACCTGAGGAAGAACTTGCTTTCAGCATTGACAGACGACTGGCTTTTGACCCTCCTCTTTCATGTCAGGTCAGCGCTGACCTCAAAGAAGCAACTAACCAGTCTCAGCATcaagaaaacaacacaaataataatGGAAATTTAAGACCAGAGGGATTACTGTCTCACAACATGTCCTTCAATGGTTTATCTTCACTGTACTCTCTCTCCCATCCAGATCTTCACTCCAAAAGCAGTGAATACTTACCATCAGAGAATGATTCAGAAAAGTTTCTCCCTAACCTGGCAGTGTCCAGTCTCATCAACATCATCCAGCGTCGAAAGCTTGGAATGGACCATTACAGCTCCGATTCACAGCTTTCAGTGTCAGGCAACTCCccagcagaaggaaaaaaacagcttgaCAATAGGCAACTACTCGCTTCACGATCATCCACGTTGATAAGCTCACAAGAGTCCACTGATGGCACTTTATTGGGAAATATACACAAGAGGCACCCAACCAACCTAGAGAGGAGGGGATCAGGGGCTCTTCTCACAGATCTACCTTTCAACCCTCGACAAGGCTTTCTACCACCACTGAATCATCATGCCTCAATCCCACAAATTACTGGAGCAAGCAGCTCTAGTGCTATCTGCTCCAGCAACAAGCCAACATGTGGTTTGGCGACAGGGATAAGGCAATATTTCCCCTCAGCTCCTGCTGGCTTACCAAAGGATCTCAAGACCAGAAGAATGCTGATGAGAAGGCACTCCATGCAGCCTGAACAAATCAAACAGCTAGATGATTTTAAGGAGATCTTTGGTTAATGATGTTGGAAATGCAGTGTATTGGGTAAATAGACCATATACATGAAAATATCCTAAAGGTTCAGGtatttgaattttttcaatttatGAACAGTACTAAGGGATTATAGTAAattggggtgtgtgtggaggaggtgAAGTTTGTAGGAGGTTCATTTCCACCACACATTTAAGATGCTTTAATATACGTAAGATAGggcatttcatttttcattttcaacattcAAAAGTGAATTCCTGTCTATATACTTCTGGCTGTTAAATGTATGTAACATATATTTCTTGAAAATTgctcagaaaaatgtttgtttacatgtttaaGTATTAATCAATACACAACTCAGGGTAAATTTCAGTTTAAATCTTGGATAAAGTGGGGCTAACATAAAATGTGACAGTGGTCCACTaactatacacaatatacaagGAGCTGACAGCTACTGTAACTGACATTAACTGGGTTTTGTCAATCAAATGAATTTGCGCTTGCATGCTCTTTGATTCTTCAAGCAaacaatgattatatatttatgcaccctttaaaaaattcttaaagGGTTCCTTGGATAGCTAAGGGTTCTTGCTCAAGGGTTCTCACTCAAAGTCTTGATACAGTACAATTACTCACACCCACCATGGAGCACATGGGGTGCAGTGAAGCAGCATTCAATCTGTAATGTATGGCAAAGTTAGACAGTGAGCCAAGGACGTGGGAAGTGACTTTCAGGAGTTTCAAGCACAGACTTTCAGGATTCCTTAAACTACAGTTTCAACTgctaaaataatgataataataataataataataataataataataataataataatatagataagcaaataaagaaataaacaaactttaaaTGGAGTATTTTTAGCAGTTTTTGAGTTTGTATGTCAGAGTGCAAGTTTATCTTTGGAGTGCTACCATTGACTTAAggtaagagtttttttttttttcttccaagtTCTGCCATCATGCGGTGTTCTCCTGTTTGTTTAGGCTGCTTATGTTTCTGCAagatgtgtgtatttatttatagctttaAAGTTTAATAGTCCTGCATGTTCattgcacttttttcttttaatttataatattgttatatatcATTGTACTCAACATACATcctctgttaaaagaaaaattatttgacTATCATTTGGTTGTAACATAATAGAACGTGTCACATGTATActgcttaaaattccagcatTCCCGATTTAAAATGCCTTCCTGCGTCCCTGCAGTGAGCTCAATGTTGCTGTACCAcaaaaaatgtaagtaaaagTGATCTTAGTGTCACCTAGGACGTAGCCATAACATGCAATGAATTTAATGGAATAAGGTGCCTCTTGCCTGTCCAATCACTTCCTTTACCAATGGCCTAACATGTCCATAGATAGCAGAACCCCTAAATGGTGGTCcacaaagaacacaaaaagCAGTTCAGTTAACTGCGAGCTGGTGGTTAGACACAGGCTGGCCTGGGCAAATTCTCGTCTGCAAGAGCGATTTAATATGCTATCttgccaatacttttggcagAAATGAACTCCAGTCCCTACAGCAGATACTGCATGCTGCTTGATAAGACGTGCAATTGTCAACATATCAGGCCATTGGTGATGGCCAGGAAGTGAAAGGCACTTTAACTATGCATCATCCATTGGTTCAAATGGCAATATGCATAAACTGCTTAGCACCATGTCCTAATCTCCCTGTAGGACCATTATTTCACATTTGGAGACATTCTGTGCCCTGAGACATTTTGGAGTTTGGAGACATTATGTGCCCTCTGGAAATGTTCTGACCAGTTTTATGCACTCCTAATGGCCATCTGTCCACCAGAAAACGCTGCCATGTGCATCTTAATGTAGACCCAGAAAGAGACACTTCTAGCTGACACTACCATCTGGCTGCAGAAAAACATAATTTGTGGCACAAGATAAGGAGTTCCTGCCCAGTGATTTACCGTAGTGAAAAAACTTTATACTTACTTTATACTGCCTTTTTGAACATGCCAGTGTACTGGGGTCACTACTAGGAGCCAGAGCTATAAtttcaaggtgtgtgtggtctgaTATGGCACAGTGACTTAGGGTACTTGGGACTGCAGGTCTGGTCTGATGGGTAGTAAGCAAGGTGAGCTtgacacaaacattaacaacaGACAGAACCATAGTCTGTTCTGCCAGAAGTACAGCTCTTCTGTATCTGCCATTGCAGTCAGTATCATGTCTTCATTCTAACATAGTACAGGTGCTCATGCTTCCTTTTCCAAGGAACTGAGCAAATGCACCTATTCCACATTTCCGGTTCCTGCTGTGACAATGCAAAAAAGGTTACCTTTTTTATTCCTTGCTAAACAGCATTAGGATAATTAATGGTCAGCAGTATCCAGAAAGATTTCAAAGCCCTGTATGTAATTACTGAACATACTTCAGTCCCATTGATCATTGTCCATCATGCATCAGGGCCTGGCAGAATAAAAGCTCGCAACCCTACCCTGAATGTTCAGCAGTTGGGAATGTTCAACAATTCTCAAGTCATGAGTATATGGATttataaaatgatgaaattagttACTCTGTGATCACAGCACATGATTTTTGCATGACAGAATTTGCTTTCTAATCCCAGTTCAAAGGACTCTATAATGTGGGGTTACATGAAGGACAAGATAATCTCctaataaatcagaaatgtgcatTGCTTGGGGTCCATAGCTTGGACAAAGAGCAAAAATAAGAGCTAAGAGAGCAAATGCACCAATGCAGCATCACTGATAAAGTTAAGGTCTACAAAAGAGTTCTACTGCTGTGAACatttatagtgtatatttagtatattttgaGTGAACCATATAAGAATTAATTGTAACAATAACCTCACTTAAAGTAATCAGGAGTATTGTCAAATTTTTGTCTTTGCAATTACGTATAgatctcagtgtttcagtacaGTAGTTTACTGTAGTACATGGTCCTGATAGGTCTGACTAAAAGCTCATGGAGTTCTTCATTTTCAAATGAGAACCTTGGTATAACATATACTTGTTGAATAATAAGCTCAATTGTTCTGACtaatattttgctttttgttattttgctgtTCAATGTGTAAACCAACCATGGTCAATCTGAAATAATTCATCAgaaactgtggaaaaaaatgattttctgtaatattttgaTGCACTTCTATCACTTTCATCAGCCCATGAACACATTCAGACATAAGTGACTTTTTCTGTGAGTATTGCCTGCTTTCTCTCAAATAAATGTTTGCAAATGCTGCTTTGAGATCTACCTACCTGCAGACCACAGTTCCAACTCTACACTTAAACATGTTCATATTATACAGATTCTCTTGAGAGCCTTTATGAGTTAGCTCAGTTGATGGAACAAAATTGCACAGTGGACTGTTTTGGATACCAGTAATATAAAtatctcacaaacacactgcactatgAAATTAACTAGATCCATCTAGGTGAATGTGCACTACAACACAAAAAACTTTGcagtatttatttcattttaaatattggtACATACACGATCAATAGCTTTATTTAACCAATTTAAATATATCCACAAGCAAGGCCacaaaaaatataagaaatgaaAATCTCATGATATTCTATAACTGGTATaggatattaaaatatacactcaTATATTTTAATCTCAGTGAAAAAGGTGAGCACAAGCAGTACCTGTCTACAGTTAGGACACACcagattgaattgaattattcattatcataaagacagaaaaagacaaagaatgaAGCTGTTGTTGATGAAAAGTTGGCTGAGAGAATGCTGTTTGAAAAGATGTTAATAAAGGCTACTTTGAAGAAtctaagtttttttatttgttactcTTTCCTCACTACATGATTATATATGTTTAATAGTTGACTATGAatgcaaaatgtgaaaatgggGATGCACTGCTGATTAGCCACCAAATATATTAGACTGAAAAtagcaatatattatatatagtcatgggaaaaagaaagtacaccctccttcaattctctgtctttatttatcagggcctaaatagcACCTGTGTGGTTCAAACCAGCTTCtacatacaaaaacaaataacctcaggtaacaaaaaaaaaaaagatttcaatttgtagttattttttccccccaaaaaagtaaaccatCATTCAGAAATCAGGTgggaaataataaatacacccttcctacttccacaaacaataagagagtaattagcagccaagTGTTACTAATgtaatgcacaagattagtttggtgttctggagtaCACAGAAGAAAGGACAGCAATTGTTGTTTTTCATCagtctgggaagggttataagggcatctccaaacaatttgaaattcactaTTCTACAGTGAggaggattgtttacaaatggagagccttcaagacaatTGCCAATCTTCCAACGTGTGGGCGTCCCAGTAAATTCAGTCCAAGctcagactgtttaatgctcagagatataaagaaaaacccaaaagctacatgtgacctacaggcctctgtaagcatattaaatgtttatgttcatgacagcaaaatcagaaaaagactgaacaactATGACTTTCATAGAAGCGTGGCTGtgaaaaagccccttctctccaaaaagagtATGGCAGCACAAAACATTGGTTTggaaaattgcatctgaacaaaccacaaaaattCTGGAACAATATTCTTTGGACTGTTGAGACCAAAGTGGAGAAGTTTGGTAATCATGCACAGCGCCATATTTGGTGAAAAGCAAACACAGCGTAttaccacaaacacctcataccaactgtcaagcatggtggtggagtgGTGATAATTTGGGATTATTTTGTAGCTAAAGGACCTGGAAAACTTTCAGTCGCTGAGAAAACGATGAAcgccagaatattcttgagacaaatttgaggccatctgtccagcagcttaaacTGGGccaaaattgggtcatgcaacagcaCAATGATCcgaagcacaccagcaaatcaatatctaaatggctaaaaaagaaaaaaaatcaaggtgtcagaatggccaagtcaaagtccagacccaaacccattgagatgctgttgTGAGATCTtcagagagctgtgcataaaaaaCTGCCATCAAACTAATGAACTGAAGCAGTGTtataaagaagagtgggccaaaatttctccaaaagactgaaaaactcctagagaaaacatttacttcaagttattgttgctaaaggagGTTCAACAAGTTACTGAATTATCGCGTGCACTTTTTGGAACAAAATGACTGCATAGTGAAATATGATGCATTTTTTGTTGTCctttgaggttatttgtttgtttatagattgttatttaggccctcaTACTTAAAAACTTGTCAAACTATATCTTTATGGACCtcgtttgtgcacagggacacagtcatgctagaacaggCAAGagcaccaaactgttgccatgaagttgGATGCATACAACTGTCtctttttatgctgtagcattaccactacccttcactagaactaagggcCCTAGCCAAACCCTGAAAAACTGCTTCAGACGATTATCTATCCTCCGCCAATCTTTACTGTTGGCACTACGCATTCCAGTAGGTTGCATTCTCTTGGCATTTCCCAAACCCAGATTCATCTATCAGACTGCCATAGCGTgaagcatgattcatcactccagagaacacatttctactgctccagagtccatgctttacaccactccatTGGATGcttggctttgtgcacagtgacATTAGGCTTATGTGCAGCAGCTCAACAGAGGATAGGCTATTTTTACAAGCTATGAACTTCAACACGCAGCGACCCCACTTTGTGAGTTTGCATGGTCTTCCGCTGCATAGCAgagctgttgttgctcctagatgcttccatttcacaataacaGCACTTACAGGGCAGAAATTTCATGAGTTTGCATGgctatgtgcttgattttatacacctgttaGCAATGCGTGTGtctgaaacacctgaactcaataATTAGGAGAGGTGTTCACatatggccatatagtgtatgtgataCATAAATATAGTTACATGTTGTGATACATAactaaacagatacacatacagcatttttgtttttgcaagtTCTAaaatattaatctgtttattgatGATTTATCAATTAAATCAACATAGTACAAGgtgagaaaaataatttaaaccaccCCAAACTGAATATCCAGATATAAATGAGCAGGAACTTCATATAAGATGCATCACATTTCATCTTAAACTGTCCATAACAATGATCTGTATTTACATAGATTTAGTATTAACTTTGCATGTATTTTGTATGCTGGATGCTGACAAACCCGTatcatggaaaaaagaaaaagaaaaaagacaaaaaacagaacaacCTTTCCCAAGTAACccaccaaaaataaaattaaaatatagatattaaaaaaatgcacacacaatttaattatttaatttggcAGGCTCTTTTATATGGTTTCATGAAGAGAGACAGTTcctaaaaagtatgatgtagaATTATACACCATCTAATCACAATCGTCTTCaggcaaaaatcacaaactgaAAATGCAGTATACACGTTACATGAAATCTAAGAAGAACATATAATCACTTCTTGGTCATTAAGTTCATGTTATGAAAGTGCATATTCTGTATTTTGGAACCTGCTGATGGCTGGCATCCAAGAACTTCATTTTATGCTGGTTTTCAAGAACATGTTTCTCCTTTCTCTGCACTTATTCAATAAATTAGCTCAACAATTTCTCATACAGCAAATGATTCTCTTTTCACTGTAAGCCACCACAGAaattggccaaaaaaaaaagtttccccCAATGTTATTGGAGTCtattaatttttcattcacTTTCTAATGCGAATGAGGTGTAATATATTGTTTCGTTTACTAATATGCTATAGTGTTCTCTTCACCTTTAAAATTTGTCATCTGTGATGGTCAGCTTGTTAGCAGTATGATTAGGTCTTTCTTATGATCATGCTGTGTGCTTGCTCACATGTGCTTACACACAAAATCAATCTGCTGGGTTAAGCATTATTTCACTGGATGTCAGTGTTTGTCTCCTGTGCCACCAGGAGGTTTTGCTTATAAGATTTAATAAGATGCCATTCAGGGCTATTGCGAAACAAAAATTCTCATACAAGCCAACTTCAAGTTTAGGCTGCTTCAGCATCTGTCAAGATGATGTACTACAACAAAAATCTTTCTGCTTGAAGAATTATATAGTGCAGTAATATGGTAATACTGTGATGTTGggacaaaaaagaaatacaaaatgtatCATATTATAAAGTCAGTAAGGTCTTAAAGATCAGACCAGAGGATTTGTGAGAGCTACACTGTCACTTGAATTGATATGACTCAAGTGAAATACATATTCACTAAAAacaatttatattaaaacagcctttatgaaaaaataacaaatcatttaatttaaaacgtTCACGGTTTGTAGTGTTAAGGTATGGagttggttttgtttttttccattttaattagCCTCCTTTTAAATATAATCCTACTGCAATAGAATAGGAGCAAAAAGATATTTCTAATTGAGCAAATTTTACAATTtcagcattttaattattattattattaatgctttaTTCGACAATGTGTAATGGATGAGTATGACAAAGTTATGGTCCTCCAAGGACGAGGGTTCAAAATCAGCTCGTTTGCAATGAGACTGCAAAACTAACATAATGGCCTATCAAaaatataatctttatttaacatGTGTAACTATTGCAAAAATAGACTTTAAGCTTAATAAAAGCTTAACAGAACTGAGAGATGAATCCATGTACAAATTTTGGAAAAATTGAAAGGCTCAGTAACCCCTGTGTATTAAAGGAAGGACTACATGTTGTATTTAAAGAAATGATGAACAACCTTCATACAGAACACGGGATGAAATGAAGCTTCTTCTAAGAGTAACACCAAGAATGTtccaatgaaaaaaatcatactgcAGATTCAAACGCTACTGTCTCAAAAATCCTTCTGATTAAAGAACGCAGTGCCTCTCATCCTCTCTAATCTCATAGAAAATACTAGTAATTTTATGCGTCCATCAAACATTAACAAACTGTTAATCCAGTACAAGACACattaaaatgtcattctttAGAACTTTGATGAGCCAGTTTGCAAAAGTTGCACACTTTCCATACCTTGTCAGTGTTTACCATGTCTGCCCAGTTATTTGGCTGTGGCTGTCCAGCTTTGCTATTAATTGGTTTAAACGAGGGACAACATCCCTGTCAGTGGAGGGCTCTGCTCTCATGCTTCACACTCAAAGAGTCTGCGTAATATAGAAGAACAACTCCATGTCCATGGCCTGTTGTGGGACACTGGAGCTTCCACCGTGAATAACAGGTATCAGTGCCCCATCCAACTCATTCATATATTTCTGAGGCAGAAGGCTTCCGCTTGAACCAGCCTGGTACTCAacctagaggaaaaaaaacagcgagATGAAGTATAAATTAAAAGGAGAAATCAATTAATAGACTGATTAATAGTGTCGTTGGCTGCAATTTTAAACAAAGCTTCTCATATCAACGTTAAATTTATACCCTACAGTCAGCCTAGAAAAATAGGCAGTGCAATCACAGAGCAATCCGCACTACTTCAAAAAACTGCTCAAACACATCCATGTGTACAACTGTCAAATAACGCTGTAGCTTTTCTCGTTAGAGTTTACTTTACTAAAGACACACAGTTACCATGTCAGTATCAGTAGAGACTCGAAGTGCAAGATGGTTAATTCCATTTGCAATGAGGACAGAGAGGTGAGGACACAGTGCTGCACAGCTGGCAGTGGCAATCTCTCTCTGGAACTGAGAGCAGGAGGAGAGAACGGCAGAGTGGGAGCTGTCTGGGGTCTTCAGGAGGTAAAAGACCTTGTGGGAACAAGTAGGAAAAACAGCAGGTAAAGAAATCTGGAGGGCACATTTGGCTTTGTTTTTCCCTCTCTAGGACTCATGCAAATTCCATGAAGACGCACCTCGGTGCACTTGATAGTCCGCCCATCCATCTCAAACTCCGAGTCCTGCTGGTGGTGGATACTGGACACGCCCTCTAGAGACTTCCCGTCTATGGGGCTGATGATGCTGAAAATATACCACACATACAGGTGAGTGACAaaattaaggggaaaaaaaaaaaaaaggcaccttGAGCATTTGTTGCAGGAAGCATttttctgggatgtttttttcctgGTATTTTCtggtccacttgtccccttagacaTAAGTGTCACCGCAAACCAgcataaatgtattatattatgaTTTCTATACAGGATGGGAGTTGTTTCACAGACTTCTGTGAATCTATGCCAAAGTGCAATGAAGCTGTTTTAATGATTCTTGGTTGCTCacacctttttttccttttaatttgtcacctgtatATGTCCAGTTTGCCCCAGAATGAGTGCCACTCTTAATAAAGATGGGTTAAAAATggttattaaaaatgtcttgGTATCTTAATCTCAAACTGAAAATACGACAGAAGTCTAACCCTTAATTGAAGTAAACTTATTCTAAATAAAACTGCAAGCAAATGTGCTTCTGAAAGCTGTAGGAGGAACACCAGATATTTAAACCATGCATTTTACACAGACCCTGTTAAATGCCCCTAACAATCATGAAAGCCATTTTAGTAGAACGGGACAGACTACTCAAACAGACCAGCAGTGGATTTACCACAAGCTCTCAATTAGTATTGATCTGAGTGAAATTTAGCAGACCATTTGCATTACCCTGTATTGACGGGAGCTATCCAGTCCACCCAGCGTATGTTGACGTTTTCTCTGTCCTCTGGCGCTGTGTCAGTTTTTCCACAGGTGATTTGGAAGTCTGTCTGATCCCGTAGGGCCTGGCGCAGACCCTCCATTGTCTCCGGGGGGATTTGCACCATTAACCCATCTGAACGATTCCCAGATAAAGAAAACAGCTATTCAGTAGCTACTGATGGCTAGAGctatacatatttaaatcatttccAAATTTACCCTTcaataaaaagcatttaaatgtgCTACAAATGTTTACTCATAATGAAAGCAAACAGGGGCTGTCTAATGTCATACAACACAAATCCTGTCCTATCCAAATTACATTTAACATGACACCTTACATTAGCTAGAGTctacatttgtttacatttgtttattgtgCATGTGTATTTAAAGCTAGCCAAACTTAGGGTCTTAAAGCCGCTTGGACACAGTACCTTCAACAATGCTAGATTTGGCAATATATCCTGAAGATGCCTTCAGAGCGCCATTAAAAACCACAAAGCTTGCTCCAGTTactgaaaaaatgaaagc
This is a stretch of genomic DNA from Pangasianodon hypophthalmus isolate fPanHyp1 chromosome 17, fPanHyp1.pri, whole genome shotgun sequence. It encodes these proteins:
- the ankrd34ba gene encoding ankyrin repeat domain-containing protein 34B, with amino-acid sequence MNGVQSVHTDSNSLLKAVYLGRLRLTRLLLEGGAYINESNEHGETPLMIACKSRYSDTQGVPKAKMVGYLLESGADPNIQDKSGKTALMHACLEQAGPEVVSLLLDSGADPCLEDHIGSSALIHAINSSDEETLKLLMDAFKAKGKEVIIITTDRLVCGRQMAKQNLNVPSLPELDRWDKLHSSSIPCASPSEIHLSTSPQETLSSSLSEHMFSFQDLQTMANSQTIPPSHQPPLVNRRLNKVHHLQRLHSEPWLKIPQSFLSQQQAKGNSQMEELPDITPEEELAFSIDRRLAFDPPLSCQVSADLKEATNQSQHQENNTNNNGNLRPEGLLSHNMSFNGLSSLYSLSHPDLHSKSSEYLPSENDSEKFLPNLAVSSLINIIQRRKLGMDHYSSDSQLSVSGNSPAEGKKQLDNRQLLASRSSTLISSQESTDGTLLGNIHKRHPTNLERRGSGALLTDLPFNPRQGFLPPLNHHASIPQITGASSSSAICSSNKPTCGLATGIRQYFPSAPAGLPKDLKTRRMLMRRHSMQPEQIKQLDDFKEIFG